A region from the Terriglobia bacterium genome encodes:
- a CDS encoding carbohydrate binding family 9 domain-containing protein, protein MLKFHDFACFARAMLLSMLAASVMAQQPSPTPTPSRPSLANEISSKDVPRLTDAPKVSDFEGMVPATELARKMLMVEGFLQRDPKDGSPVSQRTQAFLGYTDKNFYAVFLAHDSQPQLLRARMLRRELIDDDDQCGVFLDTFHDHRHAYAFYANPYGIQQDGLFSETDGPDNSFDTVWHTMTKITGQGYILEFEIPFKSLRFQPAPTHTFGIILARVLPRNNERAYYPENSSRSQGWLVHEGDYKPFEQISPGRNMQFMPYGSIGAFRDLDQRDPAGARFSGKHVAPKEGLDSKIVLKDSLVLDTTINPDFGQIESDDPQVTVNQRFEVFFPEKRPFFQENSSYFSTPLNLVFTRRVVDPLYGVRLTGKTGPWAIGTFLANDRAPGKNVIATDPLAGQNANLGVFRLNREIGQGNSIGVIYTDRELHTAPASSCTLTECSVGFNRVGGVDGRMKIGPNWQVQAQAVTSETKFNDGTRRAGPAYQVYAERSSRKIEFNTMYLDIAQGFNADLGFVNRTDLRRFSNFGSYTWHPDGKHFVSHGPRVYEQTLWDHNGTRLAYGMNPGYIWNFQRGSFFNVFANWEHERLRPQDFSTLATNRDYAHMVGGVETGTQYFKWISLDLEMDWGTATNFVPRNGPPILAYQNTAFTRAVVRPAKGLTVENTYLMVRLRDQNTNLNIFNNHIIRSKWNYQFTKEFSLRLIGQYVTTIANPGLTTLQSTKSFNGDVLFTYLLNPGTAIYAGYNSNLQNLDRSLASTPDGLLRTRNQFLNDGRQVFVKISYLFRY, encoded by the coding sequence ATGTTGAAGTTCCATGACTTCGCTTGTTTTGCCAGGGCCATGCTATTGAGCATGCTCGCGGCGTCCGTCATGGCGCAGCAGCCGTCGCCAACGCCCACTCCCTCGCGTCCCAGCCTGGCCAATGAAATAAGCTCCAAGGACGTCCCGCGGCTGACGGACGCGCCCAAAGTCAGCGACTTTGAGGGCATGGTCCCGGCCACCGAACTAGCCCGCAAAATGCTCATGGTGGAAGGGTTCCTGCAGCGCGACCCCAAAGATGGTTCGCCGGTTTCGCAGCGCACGCAGGCCTTTCTGGGATATACAGACAAGAATTTTTACGCGGTTTTTCTGGCCCATGACAGCCAGCCTCAGCTCCTGCGCGCACGCATGCTTCGCCGCGAGCTGATTGATGACGACGACCAGTGCGGGGTCTTCCTGGATACCTTTCACGACCACCGCCACGCTTACGCGTTTTACGCCAACCCATACGGCATCCAGCAGGACGGGCTTTTCTCAGAAACGGACGGACCGGACAATTCCTTTGACACCGTCTGGCACACCATGACCAAGATCACCGGGCAGGGCTACATTCTGGAATTTGAGATTCCGTTCAAGTCGCTGCGTTTTCAGCCCGCGCCGACGCATACCTTTGGGATCATCCTGGCGCGCGTGCTGCCGCGCAACAACGAGCGCGCCTACTATCCGGAAAACTCCAGCCGGTCGCAGGGATGGCTGGTGCATGAAGGCGACTACAAGCCGTTCGAGCAGATCTCACCCGGCCGCAATATGCAATTCATGCCTTACGGTTCCATCGGAGCGTTTCGCGACCTGGACCAGCGCGATCCAGCCGGAGCGCGCTTCAGCGGCAAGCATGTGGCCCCCAAGGAAGGCCTGGATTCCAAGATCGTGCTGAAAGACAGCCTGGTGCTGGACACGACCATCAATCCGGACTTCGGGCAGATTGAATCTGACGATCCACAGGTCACGGTGAACCAGCGCTTTGAAGTCTTTTTCCCGGAGAAGCGCCCGTTCTTCCAGGAAAACTCCAGCTATTTTTCCACGCCGCTGAATCTGGTCTTCACCCGCCGCGTGGTGGACCCGCTCTACGGCGTGCGGCTTACCGGCAAAACCGGCCCGTGGGCCATTGGGACGTTCCTGGCGAATGATCGCGCGCCGGGGAAAAACGTGATCGCCACCGACCCGCTTGCCGGGCAGAACGCGAACCTTGGCGTATTTCGTCTGAACCGGGAGATTGGCCAGGGAAACAGCATCGGCGTGATTTACACGGACCGCGAACTGCATACGGCGCCCGCCAGTTCGTGCACGCTTACCGAATGCTCGGTGGGCTTCAACCGGGTCGGTGGAGTTGACGGTCGCATGAAAATCGGACCGAATTGGCAGGTGCAAGCCCAGGCCGTGACCAGTGAGACCAAGTTCAATGACGGCACCCGCCGTGCCGGCCCGGCTTACCAGGTGTATGCCGAACGCAGCTCCCGCAAGATCGAATTCAATACCATGTACCTGGACATCGCCCAGGGATTCAATGCGGACCTTGGTTTCGTAAACCGCACGGACCTGCGGCGGTTCAGCAACTTTGGCAGTTACACCTGGCATCCGGACGGAAAGCACTTTGTCTCGCACGGGCCGCGCGTTTACGAGCAGACGCTGTGGGACCACAACGGCACGCGCCTGGCCTACGGGATGAATCCCGGGTACATATGGAATTTCCAGCGCGGTTCATTCTTCAATGTCTTTGCCAATTGGGAACACGAACGTTTGCGGCCGCAGGACTTTTCCACCCTGGCCACGAACCGCGACTACGCGCACATGGTCGGCGGCGTTGAAACAGGGACGCAATATTTCAAGTGGATCAGCCTGGACCTGGAGATGGATTGGGGCACGGCGACGAACTTTGTACCACGCAACGGACCGCCCATTCTGGCTTACCAGAATACAGCTTTCACGCGCGCGGTGGTGCGCCCGGCCAAAGGCCTGACGGTGGAAAACACTTACCTGATGGTCCGGTTGCGGGACCAGAACACCAACCTGAACATCTTCAACAACCACATCATCCGGTCCAAGTGGAATTACCAGTTCACCAAGGAGTTTTCCCTGCGCCTGATCGGGCAGTATGTGACC
- the ruvB gene encoding Holliday junction branch migration DNA helicase RuvB, with protein MQRERLVSAVQAEDDESFELKLRPKRLREFIGQNKVKENLQVAIEAAKSRGEALDHVLLYGPPGLGKTTLATIIANEMGVPYQQTAGPAIQIKGDLTAILTNLTSKQVLFVDEVHRLQPALEEILYSALEDYKLDIIIGQGPSARTHTIDVSPFTFVAATTRAGLLSAPLRSRFGILLRLEFYSTEELKFVIERSAEILGVAIDKDGAEELASRARGTPRIANRLLRRVRDFAQVRGHGRIDKATAQAALEMLEVDKHGFDEIDRRLLLTIIQKYNGGPVGLGTLAAALAEEPEALEEIYEPFLMQIGFLDRTPRGRVATKLAYDHFGIRFGRQPDLF; from the coding sequence TTGCAGCGGGAGCGGCTGGTGTCCGCGGTCCAGGCGGAGGACGATGAATCGTTTGAGCTGAAGCTGCGGCCCAAGCGGTTGCGCGAGTTCATTGGCCAGAACAAGGTCAAAGAAAACCTGCAGGTAGCGATTGAAGCCGCCAAGTCGCGCGGCGAGGCCCTGGACCACGTGCTGCTCTACGGGCCGCCCGGCCTGGGCAAGACCACGCTGGCCACCATCATCGCCAATGAAATGGGCGTGCCCTACCAGCAGACCGCTGGGCCGGCCATCCAGATCAAGGGCGACCTCACAGCCATCCTCACCAACCTGACCAGCAAGCAAGTGCTGTTTGTGGATGAGGTCCACCGCTTGCAGCCGGCGCTGGAGGAGATTCTGTATTCGGCGCTGGAGGACTACAAACTGGACATCATCATCGGCCAGGGGCCTTCAGCGCGCACCCATACGATTGATGTGAGTCCGTTCACGTTTGTAGCGGCGACCACGCGCGCCGGGTTGCTGTCCGCGCCGCTGCGCTCGCGCTTCGGCATCCTGCTGCGTCTGGAGTTTTATTCCACGGAAGAACTCAAGTTCGTGATCGAACGCTCGGCGGAGATTTTGGGCGTGGCCATTGACAAGGACGGCGCGGAAGAGCTGGCGTCGCGCGCTCGGGGGACGCCGCGCATCGCCAACCGGCTGCTGCGGCGCGTCCGCGATTTTGCCCAGGTCCGCGGCCACGGCCGAATTGACAAAGCCACGGCCCAGGCGGCGCTGGAAATGCTGGAAGTGGACAAGCACGGGTTCGATGAAATCGACCGCCGCCTGCTGCTGACCATCATCCAGAAATACAACGGCGGCCCGGTGGGCCTGGGGACGCTGGCGGCCGCGCTGGCGGAAGAGCCGGAAGCGCTGGAAGAGATTTACGAGCCGTTTTTGATGCAGATCGGCTTTCTGGACCGCACGCCCCGCGGACGCGTGGCCACCAAGCTGGCTTACGATCATTTTGGCATCCGCTTCGGCCGCCAGCCGGACCTGTTTTAG
- a CDS encoding tetratricopeptide repeat protein — protein MPYSESRKLTECRRFATLALVVCMAGVVAAQAQPTASLDPVKARGTVVNSVPCAGDPSQSYALYLPSQYFADRRWPIIYAFDPFAHGRVPVELYKDAAEKYGYIVVGSNNAKNGPSAQEAAAAQAVWQDTHHRFAIDKDRVYTTGLSGGARFATSFALYCYTCAVAGVIAQGATYPAKQSSPPANDRFVYYAAAGDADFNLPEVLALRKKKEEQGAAFKVKIYPGPHQWAPPDVVEDAVEWLELKAMQAGTKKPDTAFVHRLLDKTRAEAAQAEQRGDTMLQFYALRSLAVDFKGLEDVTQYESALAALKNSKALKKAVRDEQQEIEKQASLTAVTSGEISQLGQASAEEQMRLTQHIASAFADLRRQAKSITHPVFMRAFNQLWIQGIEAGQDEFRNNRLAAAQTYFELMAEVAPDQAWPVLLLAEAQVRAGNKKAALKALEEAVKRGIKRPETLTQDPELQPLSGDPGFQRIVQGLSQTK, from the coding sequence GTGCCCTACTCAGAGAGCCGCAAGCTGACGGAATGTCGGCGTTTCGCGACGCTGGCGCTTGTCGTGTGCATGGCCGGCGTTGTGGCAGCGCAAGCCCAGCCCACTGCCAGCCTTGATCCAGTCAAGGCCCGCGGCACCGTGGTCAACAGCGTGCCGTGCGCTGGCGATCCATCGCAGAGCTACGCGTTGTACCTGCCCTCGCAATATTTCGCTGACCGCCGTTGGCCGATCATCTACGCGTTTGATCCTTTTGCCCACGGCAGGGTCCCGGTGGAGCTGTATAAGGACGCGGCGGAGAAGTATGGCTACATTGTTGTGGGTTCCAACAACGCCAAGAACGGCCCAAGCGCACAGGAAGCGGCCGCTGCCCAGGCGGTCTGGCAGGACACGCATCACCGTTTTGCGATTGACAAGGACCGGGTCTACACCACCGGCCTGTCTGGTGGCGCACGCTTCGCAACGTCATTTGCACTGTACTGCTACACCTGCGCGGTGGCCGGAGTCATCGCCCAGGGAGCAACTTATCCCGCAAAACAGAGCAGCCCGCCGGCGAATGACCGCTTCGTTTACTACGCGGCCGCCGGAGATGCTGACTTCAATCTTCCTGAAGTCCTTGCGCTGCGAAAAAAGAAAGAAGAACAAGGAGCAGCGTTCAAGGTGAAGATCTATCCCGGTCCGCATCAGTGGGCCCCGCCCGATGTGGTGGAAGACGCCGTCGAATGGCTTGAATTGAAAGCCATGCAAGCCGGCACAAAGAAGCCTGACACGGCGTTCGTCCATCGGCTGCTGGACAAGACGCGAGCCGAGGCGGCGCAAGCGGAACAACGCGGCGATACCATGCTCCAGTTCTATGCGCTGCGGTCTTTGGCCGTGGATTTCAAGGGCCTGGAGGACGTAACGCAATACGAAAGCGCGCTGGCCGCGTTGAAGAACTCGAAAGCCTTGAAAAAGGCTGTCCGCGACGAGCAGCAGGAAATTGAAAAACAGGCGTCCCTCACCGCCGTCACCAGCGGCGAGATCAGCCAGCTTGGCCAGGCGTCTGCCGAGGAACAGATGCGATTGACGCAACATATTGCGTCAGCGTTTGCGGACCTGCGGCGACAGGCCAAGTCAATAACTCACCCGGTCTTCATGCGGGCCTTCAACCAGCTCTGGATCCAGGGCATTGAGGCCGGGCAGGACGAATTCCGCAACAACCGTCTGGCGGCCGCGCAAACTTACTTCGAGCTGATGGCTGAGGTGGCTCCGGACCAGGCTTGGCCGGTACTGCTGCTGGCCGAAGCTCAGGTTCGCGCCGGCAACAAAAAAGCTGCCTTGAAGGCCCTGGAAGAGGCCGTGAAGCGGGGCATCAAGCGCCCAGAGACTTTGACGCAGGACCCCGAGTTGCAGCCGCTGTCCGGCGACCCGGGGTTCCAGCGAATTGTCCAGGGGCTGAGCCAGACGAAGTAA